ACAACCCATGAGCTCGGCCACAACTTCGGAGCAGAGCACGACCCCGACAACATACCGCACTGCGCCCCCCGAGAGGACGAGGGAGGGAAGTACGTCATGTACCCGATCGCTGTGAGCGGAGACCACGTCAACAACAAGGTGCTGCTTCCTGTTCTTCACGTGTCGCTCAGACCAGCTGAAACCTGAAGGACGACGTCCGTGAATCTCTCTCGTGTGTCCAGGTTTtctcaaactgcagcaaacGCTCCATCGTGAAGCGTCTGAGGTCGAAGGCGTTGTCGTGCTTCAGGGAGAGAAACATTAACGTGTGTGGGAACTCTCGGgtggagcagggggaggagtgTGATCCTGGACTCCTGAACATCAACTCAGATCGCTGCTGCACGGACGACTGCCGCCTCAGacctggagttcagtgcaggtcagAGACCAGCTGGGGGGGGGCTACAAGTCCGATTACAGGTGCAATCTGTGAAGTTAAACATTATAATTTCATACCTGCAGAAATCTGTTTTAATCAAGGTAACGTTTCCTTTGGTCACATGTAGGTGTCGTCATTTCCCCTTTGTGCACGTTCATCCAGTTGGAAGTCACAATTTTTCACTACTTTTTAGATCTTggtggatcgccccctggtgtctggctgcagtataggtcataaaccctcctcctccatgttagcagatgggacatggaccaaactaaaacgtcaaagtagacgttaaataaatgtttgtccagatgtttctgtcgtttcaggtcgttcttgTCTCACTGAGGTCCGACCAAGTGCTTCTGGCCGGAGACATAATGGTTTCGGTTTGTCCGTCCGTCCCGTTcctgtgaacacgatatctcaagaaaaCTCAAGAGGGAATTTATTCACTTAGACtgaaagataaagtgattatgtttcagtgTTCACAGAAACTGTAACgttagttagttatttgatgttatagaAACAGGCTGAGatattatgattgacagctgagatcgactcaggattggtcgagagtgtgggcgggaccttgattCAATGGCTCCGCTCCACATTCACTGCTGCAGAAACTCTGACTGCAAATGACGTCGtcgccacaagatggcagcgttcgttcctgagatattttggcttcatgtccggaggaagtggagacgtctCATCGTCACGCCCCGTGTGCTCAGCTCAACAAACTGTTCTGTGTTCAGTGACAGGAACAGTGCGTGCTGTAAAGGCTGCTGGTTCGAGTCCGAAGGCGAAGTCTGTCAGGAGCCCATCGACGCCACCTGCAAAGGACACTCCTATTGCACAGGTCAGCAcacgggtcaaaggtcacgcATCAGCGGTCCTGGTCCCGACGCCTCATGTCTTCTGTGTTATTGTCAACAGGAAACAGCAGCGAGTGTCCGCCCCCAGAAAACGCTCCAGATGAAACCGTGTGTCTGGACAGCGGCGAGTGTCTGACCGGAGAGTGCGTTCCGTTCTGTCAGGCcgtcctgaagctgcagcccTGCGCCTGCAACGGTACCAGTACAGATTCTCTCTCTAAGGAGCTAGCCTCATTTAGCTTCtgttccacagcagcagctggttcCAGAGAAACATCTGGAACCAGCCTCTGTAAACCGCTCCAGACTCAGAGCAGCCGCTGAACGTtcagcatttagcagctaaacaGCCTGAAGTTTCCCTGAGGAGGTGGAGCCCACAGATAAGAGAGGAAACTGgactgaaataaaaaggatcCAATTTAAAGTTTGATCTGAGTTCTGCTGCTGAGACTTTGAAACcagaattattattaaaaacatcaacaatcTCAAAGAAGAAAAGCAGTAAGATTAACGAaatgtgacctaaaacaagcAAAATgattttcctgtttattttttactttgatttatcttcattttttttttttaaacgggGACTTAACATTTGTTTAACGAGTCTGTTTCTCCGCAGAAACCAACTCGTCGTGCAAAGTCTGCTGTCGGAGCAGCGGTGGCGCCTGCGCCCCCTACCAGGACGAGATGGGTAACTTCCTGTTCCTGCGCAAAGGGAAACCCTGCACTGTGGGCTTCTGTGACGGAGCGGTGAGACGGCGCTTCAGTAAATGAGCTTCTGGCGTTAAACACGTGCACGATGTCTAAACACGTGCACGATGTCTAAACACGTGCACTCTCTCTGCAGGGGAAGTGCATGAAGCAGGTGCAGGATGTGATCGAGCGTCTGTGGGATTTCATCGATAAACTGGACATCAACACGTTGGGGACGTTTCTGGCCGATAACATCGTGGGTTCAGTCGTGGcgttctctctgctcttctggGTCCCGTTCAGTATCCTGGTTCACTGCGTGGTGGGTCACAAGTGGCTCGTCACTCTCATATCTCAACATGTACGTTCTGTATGTTAGCACGTGTACGTTACAGATCGTCACTCTCACCTGTTTTCAGGACAAGAAGCTGGATCAACAGTACGAGCAAAGCACCAAGTCGCTGTTCTTCCCCAGCGTGAGAATCTTTAATGCTCTTTGTTGATTGGTCTGATCGGAcgtttgatgacatcacagtacAACAGTGGGCGGGGCTCAGATTCATTTTCTCAGTTCAAAATACGACCTGCTCCTTTAACCACCTGAATCTGACGGTTTGTTTACCCAGAATGCCGAGCTCCTGAGCAGCCTGGAGTCCGCATCTGTTCGGATCTTCAAACCTCCGACCTTCCCCACCGCCGCCGCCCCCCTTCGTTTCCAGCCGTGCAGCCCCCAGCAGACCAGCACCCCCCCGGGCTCCGACACAGCCCTCCCTCCTCTGGACAGCCCCCGCATGGCGACCATCCAGGAGGACCCCGGCTGCGACTCCCACCTGGACGAGGACGCCCTGGAGGAGGCGTTCGGGCGCTCGGCTCAGCGCTCGTTCGAGGACCTGACGGAGAAAAGCGTGATGGGTCGCAGCGAGAGGGCGCTGCTGTTCAGACTGCAGAGACAACATCAGATCGACTCCAAGGAGACGCAGTGCTGAACGTCCTGTCCCACGTCTCACAGCTGATCACAGGTTTGATGGAAGAGCGACAGAAAAACGATTTGAACGTCTTTAATAAGAAACAACGTCTCCTGTTTTAAACCCGATGCCTCGTCGTCTCTCGGCTGGAGCGTCCACTTCAGaatcgtcttcgtcttctatcACAACGTAAACTTCGattgtgtctcagagacaaagCATCAGTTCCACGTGACTCAGCGTGAGCGACACTTTGAGTTGTTCAGTGACGACTTCAGACTCCGTGGGCCTCTCAGAACGAACTGTAATAACTCTGCAGCGCCACCATCTGGTCAGTTTGAATTTGTCCAATACTTGGCTTCGTGACCACATTCTCACAGAAGTGATGCTGTTCTCACTGCGCTTCTTGCTCGTGCTGCTCGTGGTCACCATTGTCAACATGTCGCACAAATTCAGACGTGCTCGTCTTTTTATCGTCTTTTGCGATGAAACACTGAACCGCTTTAAACCAGCTTCTGTCTCGTCCGATTTCAGTTCAGCCTttagaaaagcaaagaaatctGCTTAGTTTTTTTGCattatgttaaataaaaatatcaaatttatattttgaacTAAATCTCAGGTATCGGTTCAGCTCACGTCCGAAAGTTCCTGTAAAAAGGAAACTGATCtaaaaaatgccaaatattaaACCTTCaggtattaaaagtaaaaccatCAGTTGTTTCTTAGCAACCAAAGATTCGTTGACTTCAGCTGCTCGTCCTCGTCTCAGCGCTAAcgttcatttttaaatgttggacAAGTGAATGCGTTTGTTACTGATTCATCGACGTCGACGTCAAAAACGTTGGTAACATATTGAACTGATTGTGAAAACCATCGGAGTTTTAGCTCTGAAAGGTCAAAGGGCATCAGTGACTGATGACCGTGTTTTTACCGTTTAACGTGGCTGAAAGCGATTCAGCAGGAAGTGTCGGTCACAGGTCaaagtttgtattttaactCAAATCTTTTGTTTTGAGTTGAAAGAATCTTGGACCATGTGTCATCACATCTTTTTGATTCTTAAATATTGAGTTTTACTCATGAATTTTTATCGTTCTTACGTCTCGTGTTAAAGTCCCTAAAAAAACCCTGTTTTTAGCATCTCTCTGGGAGTTGAACCCAGAGTGTTAGTGCCTTGCTCAACCCACTCTGCTACACAAGACTCTGtggatatatatatgtaaatatatatatatatatataaatacaaacgtggatgtttgattttctgtttttaaaacctTGATGTTCAACTTAATCAAGTAAATTTGAATTCATCTGAAACAGTTGATTATTGATTCATCAGCAGTTATTTTTCTCATCACTAAACTTTTTTCatcataatgaataaaatgtattaaagtatTTAATGAAAGGGACATTTAAAGAAGTTACCTTTGTCAATGTGATgggtattttcttttttattgactATTGAGGTTTTATAGATcaaatgattaatcaataactaaaacataaatattGGAAAACTGCTATTTTTTTATTACTAAAGTAAAATCCCCTCATATACTTAAAAGTTCtacatttttgtgtaaaaaattTGAACGAGaatgtttcatatatttttctatttgcttTGGCAGATATGAgcttccttatttttcaaatcataatttttgttttgtcaaaaatTGGACGTGTATTTTAAAATCCCtcaaaaataagttttaaactAAACCTCTGAAAAAACAGCCGTTtctaaataaacatgttttaccAGCAGCTTGCGTCGTGTCCCCATGGCAACTGGTTcctaaaatctgtgtttttttatctggTCATATTTTTGTGTAGTTGAATAAACCCAGACTGTtgttaaatgtgtatttttgtgttgacAGTCGCAGCAGTGTGCCTTCTGTTCACGTCAGTAttttaaacactgtgttgtttgtgtttttctttgctgctgATGTGAAGATTTTAACGTTTTAATGTTCAGTTTCTCGTCGCTCAGTAAAGTGAATTTAACGTTAAACATCCTGAGCTGTTTTTTGTCAGTGTGGAATTTAACGTCCGTCATCATTTccctgtttgttgtttcaggcTCAGCAGCATTTTCAGATTTAATGTTCTAGTTGAAGAtttcaaggtttttatttagtttcttgtaatttcattttattttgaaaactggaAAAATCCAGTTTTGTCGAGAGCTTCTGAAAACGTCTTTAAATCGCTAAAATGCATCggttcattattattattaatagtgaAAAATCTGTTCTTCAGTCGAGGAGCTGGAAccagaaaatatttgacatatGGACAAACTGATCATTTGACTGATCGCTGCGGCTTCAGTCAAACGACTTTTTAAACACTGAGACAATCAGTCGATTAATTAATGTCCATCGAAAGAAAGTCGCCAGCAGATATTCTTACGATCGATGAAAAATACTGAAAGTTTCCTTCTTTTGTGTTTGAGACATTTGAGTTTTGTTTCATTgaataaatgaagtgaaatcAAGATGAAGTCAGTGTCATTATTgttaaaatcagttttcagtcattaaaacatatttcatattttcattccGTGTTATTTTTATCTTTGAGGAAACAAACGAACAAATtcactgaagtgtttttttaaataaatcaaggtagaaaaaattgcattttattgattttatcaGATCAATAAAGAAACAGCTGTGAACTATGGAAGCTCAAGTCTGCCaactgatgaaacaaagatCACCTTATAGTTATAATAAGACACTCAAAATAATCGTGctaaacaaatgtgaaatacCGAGATATTGTATAAAAGTATTTCTTGTTTTGagaaactattaaaataatgaGTTACTCAAAAAAATCCAAAGGAtaataaatgatcaaaacagTTTCCTCGTTATTTTGTTagggtttgaaaaaaaaaaaagtttaaactttattaaatGAGAACAAATAATCAGAAACTATCAaaacattgtgattttatttagaGAAACATTACAGAAATAATCAGAAACTTTCAAAATGAGAAACTTCATCAAAACGatttctcattatttttaaaaggtttctATTGACTCAGGATCTGTTGTTTCACATCAGCTGATATgaagacatttgtgtttatgttcagAATTTATTCTACATCAAGTTGCATTGATAAACTCATATCACAGCTGCACTGTCGTTACAAAATTACACTTAAACAATCGGAGCGTTACAATGGACACAAACACCCCTTCGTCATCGGCGGCTCCCTGTGATTGGACCCATGCTGGTGACATCACAGAGTGGGCGTGCTCGTCAGACGGTGGGGCTGAGGGCGTCGTAGAGTCGATGGATGGCGACTTCCACCATTTCCCTGAGAGACTCGTCGTCTGTGCAGGCTACggtctgaggtcagaggtcaaaacacacacacacacacacacacacacacacacacacacacacacacacacacacacacacacacacacacacacacacacacacacacacacacacacacacacacacacacacacacacacacacacacacacacacagacagagagagagaaaatcaaacaggattaaataaatagatgaacTAACACTAAGgcaaacaaatattaaatcaaatttatCTCATTAATTAAGAAATCACAGCCAactattattttcaatattactTTTCAGGAATTTCCTggtatattaatatatttgagCTTTTGAATTATGGCAGTTTCAGTCTTCCATACTGACGACACGACTgcagaattattttttaaaaagcatgaACTGGACATTTGAATCTATCTGGTGTGTAATGAAGATCTCCGCCTCTAGGGGGCGCTAACTTCAGTGAGAATAAAAACGTGCAGATGCTGAACTCACCCGGGTTTCTGGGTCGATGAGCGCCGTCACGCCGTCCACCGTCACGCTCAGGTTTTTACCGTCTTTGAAATTCACACAGTCGTCTCCGAACATGTcgctggaacacacacacacacacacacacacacacacacacacacacacacacacacacacacacacacacacacacacacacacacacacacacacacacacacacacacacacacacacacacacacacacacacacaaa
This window of the Hippoglossus stenolepis isolate QCI-W04-F060 chromosome 20, HSTE1.2, whole genome shotgun sequence genome carries:
- the adam17b gene encoding disintegrin and metalloproteinase domain-containing protein 17 isoform X1: MKPDITVFTILAVLTVLTEAVRSADTEQQEEASLRSMLDDFDVLRLSSLQTHSVRRRDVQTQSHVEKTLSFYALKRTFRLYLRTNDELFTEDFRVAVVDEDGEQSYQINRHNFFTGHVIACVFPGEENSRVQAHIDDHEFSAHILTDEAEFNIEPLWRFTSAPPDGRLLIYRSEDIRNLSRLQHPSVCGYVTSDPSHLLPDSVKTAKLTEREENESVFRGKRQVHDHKRNTCPLLLVADHRFFKHMGREEESTTLNYLIELIDRVDDIYRNTSWDEEFVGYGVQIQQIIINKIPSTVDPGKSHFNMRGSPEKGRDVWDVKKLLEQFSVDIAENASNVCLAHLFTYQDFDEGTLGLAYVAPAKPDIPGGLCSKACPSSANQQRAIYLNTGLTSTMNYGKTILTKEADLVTTHELGHNFGAEHDPDNIPHCAPREDEGGKYVMYPIAVSGDHVNNKVFSNCSKRSIVKRLRSKALSCFRERNINVCGNSRVEQGEECDPGLLNINSDRCCTDDCRLRPGVQCSDRNSACCKGCWFESEGEVCQEPIDATCKGHSYCTGNSSECPPPENAPDETVCLDSGECLTGECVPFCQAVLKLQPCACNETNSSCKVCCRSSGGACAPYQDEMGNFLFLRKGKPCTVGFCDGAGKCMKQVQDVIERLWDFIDKLDINTLGTFLADNIVGSVVAFSLLFWVPFSILVHCVDKKLDQQYEQSTKSLFFPSNAELLSSLESASVRIFKPPTFPTAAAPLRFQPCSPQQTSTPPGSDTALPPLDSPRMATIQEDPGCDSHLDEDALEEAFGRSAQRSFEDLTEKSVMGRSERALLFRLQRQHQIDSKETQC
- the adam17b gene encoding disintegrin and metalloproteinase domain-containing protein 17 isoform X2, with the protein product MKPDITVFTILAVLTVLTEAVRSADTEQQEEASLRSMLDDFDVLRLSSLQTHSVRRRDVQTQSHVEKTLSFYALKRTFRLYLRTNDELFTEDFRVAVVDEDGEQSYQINRHNFFTGHVIGEENSRVQAHIDDHEFSAHILTDEAEFNIEPLWRFTSAPPDGRLLIYRSEDIRNLSRLQHPSVCGYVTSDPSHLLPDSVKTAKLTEREENESVFRGKRQVHDHKRNTCPLLLVADHRFFKHMGREEESTTLNYLIELIDRVDDIYRNTSWDEEFVGYGVQIQQIIINKIPSTVDPGKSHFNMRGSPEKGRDVWDVKKLLEQFSVDIAENASNVCLAHLFTYQDFDEGTLGLAYVAPAKPDIPGGLCSKACPSSANQQRAIYLNTGLTSTMNYGKTILTKEADLVTTHELGHNFGAEHDPDNIPHCAPREDEGGKYVMYPIAVSGDHVNNKVFSNCSKRSIVKRLRSKALSCFRERNINVCGNSRVEQGEECDPGLLNINSDRCCTDDCRLRPGVQCSDRNSACCKGCWFESEGEVCQEPIDATCKGHSYCTGNSSECPPPENAPDETVCLDSGECLTGECVPFCQAVLKLQPCACNETNSSCKVCCRSSGGACAPYQDEMGNFLFLRKGKPCTVGFCDGAGKCMKQVQDVIERLWDFIDKLDINTLGTFLADNIVGSVVAFSLLFWVPFSILVHCVDKKLDQQYEQSTKSLFFPSNAELLSSLESASVRIFKPPTFPTAAAPLRFQPCSPQQTSTPPGSDTALPPLDSPRMATIQEDPGCDSHLDEDALEEAFGRSAQRSFEDLTEKSVMGRSERALLFRLQRQHQIDSKETQC